Proteins found in one Triticum urartu cultivar G1812 chromosome 4, Tu2.1, whole genome shotgun sequence genomic segment:
- the LOC125554628 gene encoding uncharacterized protein LOC125554628: MDVELEKRIAVPLWTSSFVAVTQRVCVWVVVNRNRSKPVCGLAGAPLASGARGGRPVRPPGSDKWEVRRVKVFDGRDKDLALQCWETDAVVPVGGRFLCWVDYYRGILVGRVLADGGSALTYVPLPVDTPWAEPDHGREFPEASRSVCVTAGDTVKFVSVDRGLVFVFTVTIWTPGKARDGGMEWEKDGEFRAAELWAFSGYERLPRVPPEYPVVSMVDPDALCFMVSAGRHAGVDAGGDDTVWLVEVDTRRRAVRSVSRYSKEETRDISGRAFHDEEEEEDDTDGLASLNMFHGHAFLPSEVTAHVHEQ; this comes from the exons ATGGACGTGGAGCTAGAGAAGCGGATCGCGGTGCCGCTGTGGACTAGCTCCTTCGTGGCAGTGACTCAACGTGTGTGCGTGTGGGTAGTGGTGAATAGAAATCGGAGCAAGCCGGTGTGTGGCTTGGCCG GGGCCCCTCTGGCGTCGGGGGCCCGAGGCGGCCGCCCCGTTCGCCCCCCCGGGTCCGACAAGTGGGAGGTGAGGCGCGTGAAGGTCTTTGACGGCAGGGACAAGGACCTGGCGCTGCAGTGCTGGGAGACCGACGCCGTCGTGCCCGTCGGCGGCCGGTTCCTGTGCTGGGTCGACTACTACCGTGGCATCCTGGTCGGCCGCGTGTTGGCCGACGGCGGCTCCGCGCTCACGTACGTGCCGCTGCCCGTGGACACCCCTTGGGCGGAGCCCGACCACGGCCGGGAGTTCCCCGAGGCGTCCCGGAGCGTCTGCGTCACCGCCGGCGACACGGTGAAGTTCGTCAGCGTCGACCGCGGCCTGGTCTTCGTCTTCACCGTCACCATCTGGACCCCGGGCAAGGCGCGGGACGGCGGCATGGAGTGGGAGAAGGACGGCGAGTTCCGTGCCGCCGAGCTCTGGGCCTTCTCCGGCTACGAGCGCCTCCCGCGTGTCCCGCCGGAGTACCCCGTCGTGAGCATGGTCGACCCCGACGCCCTCTGCTTCATGGTGAGCGCGGGACGCCACGCTGGTGTCGACGCCGGGGGAGACGACACGGTGTGGCTGGTCGAGGTCGACACGAGGCGCAGAGCGGTGCGGTCAGTGTCCCGCTACTCCAAAGAAGAGACGAGGGACATATCAGGGCGTGCCTTccacgacgaggaggaggaggaggacgacacCGATGGCTTGGCCTCGCTGAACATGTTTCATGGCCATGCCTTCCTTCCCAGCGAGGTCACCGCGCACGTACACGAGCAGTAG